A genomic segment from Aegilops tauschii subsp. strangulata cultivar AL8/78 chromosome 1, Aet v6.0, whole genome shotgun sequence encodes:
- the LOC109762599 gene encoding CRM-domain containing factor CFM9, mitochondrial gives MWALRSLRRTLPKAASSSLHRRCAPSISSVGFKAWGGGGEAAAASISAALVPAGAGGGGVCRRLMSTSKGRSIRSKVEKRMGRETGRTQKELRHAVKLRKKLMTEDERLIHSMRRAKKKVALLLQKLKKYELPDLPAPRHDPELLTAEQLQAYKKIGFRNRNYVPVGVRGVFGGVVQNMHMHWKFHETVQVCCDNFPKEKIKEMASMLTRLSGGIVVNIHNTKTIIMFRGRNYRQPKNLIPFNTLTKRKALFKARYEQALESQKLNIKKIETQLRRKGINPEDPVAMASIQRVASRFFRAIDEQQGTPYVFHGDKQPTAGTTELKEADVEPAEDSDQEELDNFIAEIENAAEKQWEEEEAAEKEETSRLQYRYREEMMGERRGFNRSYDNSDADDRTQGRYRRDNDNNKWATDTRRWDDDSEIEASGEDVGERRGFGRRYDNSDAEDRSQGRYRRENKNNRRTSGSSRLDDDTEASGEDWDTDDGRDSMVCFDKERHIPDEHPRRFDSMRHDRSSSSHRQNYMPGASRSPSRTPKNAVSVSDDSEDDVSDSEDDEVWGADYKEETSSSAPKVNFPNYKSSREEDTGDNWMRGGRTSRTKKNTDEDWDSD, from the exons ATGTGGGCTCTGAGAAGCCTCCGCCGGACCCTCCCGAAGGCAGCCTCTTCGTCGCTCCACCGGAGGTGCGCCCCGTCGATTAGCTCCGTGGGCTTCAAGGCGTGGGGAGGAGGGGGCGAGGCGGCCGCGGCCTCAATATCAGCCGCGTTAGTGCCGGCGGGCGCTGGAGGCGGAGGGGTATGCCGTCGGCTGATGTCGACGAGCAAGGGGAGGAGCATACGGAGCAAGGTGGAGAAGCGGATGGGGAGGGAGACCGGCCGCACGCAGAAGGAGCTGCGCCACGCGGTCAAGCTCCGAAAGAAGCTCATGACCGAGGACGAGAGGCTCATCCACAGCATGCGGAGG GCCAAGAAAAAAGTTGCTCTACTTCTACAAAAGCTCAAGAAGTATGAACTACCAGACCTACCAGCTCCTCGTCATGATCCAGAGCTGTTAACAGCTGAGCAGCTACAGGCTTACAAGAAGATTGGATTCAGAAATAGAAACTATGTCCCTGTTGGAGTTCGTGGAGTCTTTGGAGGTGTTGTTCAAAACATGCACATGCACTGGAAATTCCATGAGACAGTGCAAGTTTGCTGTGACAATTTCCCGAAGGAAAAAATTAAGGAAATGGCATCAATGCTGACAAGATTGAGTGGTGGTATAGTGGTTAACATTCACAATACCAAAACAATTATCATGTTTCGTGGAAGGAACTACCGTCAACCAAAGAACCTCATACCTTTTAACACGCTTACCAAACGGAAG GCTTTATTCAAGGCTAGATATGAGCAGGCTCTTGAGTCACAGAAACTAAATATCAAGAAAATAGAGACACAACTTCGTCGCAAAGGTATTAACCCAGAGGACCCAGTTGCCATGGCCAGCATCCAGCGAGTTGCCTCGAGATTTTTCCGAGCCATAGACGAGCAGCAAGGTACTCCCTATGTCTTCCATGGGGATAAACAACCTACTGCTGGGACTACGGAATTAAAAGAAGCAGATGTTGAGCCAGCTGAGGATAGCGACCAGGAGGAGCTTGACAACTTCATTGCAGAAATAGAGAATGCAGCAGAGAAGCAatgggaggaagaggaggcagcAGAGAAAGAAGAAACTTCAAGGCTGCAGTATCGCTACAGAGAAGAGATGATGGGTGAGCGGAGGGGTTTCAATAGAAGCTATGACAACTCAGATGCCGATGATAGAACCCAGGGAAGATACAGGAGAGATAACGACAACAATAAATGGGCAACAGATACAAGGAGATGGGATGATGACAGTGAGATAGAGGCGTCAGGTGAGGATGTGGGTGAGCGCAGGGGTTTCGGGAGAAGGTATGATAACTCAGATGCTGAGGATAGAAGCCAGGGAAGATACAGGAGAGAGAACAAAAACAACAGAAGAACATCAGGTTCGAGCAGGTTGGATGATGATACTGAGGCATCAGGCGAGGACTGGGACACTGATGATGGCAGGGATAGTATGGTTTGCTTCGACAAGGAGAGGCATATACCTGATGAACATCCTCGGCGATTTGACAGCATGCGACATGACAGGAGTAGTTCCAGTCACAGGCAGAATTACATGCCTGGGGCCTCCAGAAGCCCCAGCCGGACCCCAAAGAATGCAGTTAGTGTTTCTGATGACAGCGAGGATGACGTTTCAGACAGTGAAGATGATGAGGTGTGGGGAGCAGATTACAAGGAAGAGACGAGCTCGAGTGCCCCGAAGGTGAATTTTCCTAATTACAAGAGCAGCAGGGAGGAGGATACCGGCGACAACTGGATGCGTGGTGGCAGAACCAGCCGAACGAAGAAGAATACCGACGAGGACTGGGACAGTGACTGA
- the LOC109762593 gene encoding VIN3-like protein 1: protein MSKSTPVKASKNSELKKSTAILTIANGHACKKDAIGGEHPVHDIKSTGTWICRNLACKAVVTAEDSFCKRCSCCICHQFDDNKDPSLWLVCASENDDKQCCGSSCHIECALQQKRVGCFDLQKIIHLDGSYSCASCGKISGILGYWKRQLVIAKQARRVDILCHRIYVSYQLLEGTSCHTELHNIIQDAKAKLECEVGPLDGMSAKMARGIVSRLSGGSNILKLCSLAIQKVDELLSSPSPGLHLRGSLPAACRFKFVDITSSSLVIILKETKLASSDTIKGYKLWYWKSREQPSMDEPVILSRDERKILVYNLATCTEYSFRIISFTDADATIGHSESKCYTASKEVFVKSVTQKATGICPQAQTTDRSQACMSTGFRIRDAGKILRRAWAEEGCFEDMYEGSCDISATEADQAENSEQGHMLSGACRKLQFNAFSVPDLNAPMPMDMDSSPEKSYDLNNRLLRSNDSGGSEACEAVRSAEPAAVESRPGGKAKQPNGAQNESCEQDGVSAICRQKQLLKRPRVLDEDYEYCVKVIRWLECDGHIETDFRLKFLTWLSLRSTENEHRVVNTFIKTLIKEPSSLAEQLVDSFGEMINCKRPKVGFGSELWHLDKQ from the exons ATGTCCAAATCTACTCCTGTTAAAGCAAGCAAGAATTCTGAATTGAAGAAATCTACAGCCATCTTAACAATAGCAAATGGCCATGCTTGTAAGAAGGATGCAATTGGTGGAGAGCATCCTGTCCATGACATCAAGTCCACTGGCACTTGGATCTGTAGAAATTTGGCCTGTAAAGCTGTTGTAACAGCTGAAGATTCTTTCTGCAAGAGGTGCTCATGTTGTATTTGCCATCAGTTTGATGACAATAAAGATCCTAGTCTATGGTTGGTTTGTGCATCTGAAAATGACGACAAACAGTGCTGTGGTTCTTCTTGCCATATCGAGTGTGCCCTCCAACAAAAGCGGGTGGGATGCTTTGATCTTCAAAAAATTATTCATCTTGATGGGagttattcatgtgcttcatgtggGAAGATATCTGGGATACTAGG TTATTGGAAAAGGCAATTAGTGATTGCAAAGCAGGCTCGCCGAGTTGATATACTCTGCCACCGCATCTATGTGAGTTATCAGTTGTTGGAGGGTACGAGCTGTCATACAGAATTGCATAACATTATTCAAGATGCAAAAGCAAAACTTGAATGTGAGGTCGGTCCACTTGATGGAATGTCGGCAAAGATGGCACGTGGTATCGTAAGCAGGTTATCTGGTGGTAGTAATATACTGAAACTTTGCTCTCTAGCGATTCAAAAAGTTGATGAGTTGTTGAGTTCTCCATCTCCAGGCTTGCATCTTCGAG GTTCATTACCAGCTGCGTGCAGATTCAAATTCGTAGATATTACATCATCTTCCCTTGTTATCATCCTAAAAGAAACTAAATTAGCATCATCGGACACCATCAAAGGTTATAAGCTATGGTACTGGAAGAGCAGAGAGCAACCAAGCATGGATGAGCCTGTTATTTTGTCAAGAGATGAAAGAAAAATACTTGTTTATAACCTCGCCACATGCACAGAATATTCCTTCAGAATCATATCATTCACAGATGCTGATGCGACCATTGGGCATTCCGAGTCTAAATGTTATACTGCGAGCAAGGAGGTATTTGTCAAATCTGTGACCCAGAAGGCCACGGGAATATGCCCGCAGGCGCAGACAACGGATAGGAGCCAGGCTTGTATGTCCACTGGATTTAGGATCCGAGATGCTGGGAAGATCTTGCGGCGAGCTTGGGCTGAAGAAGGCTGTTTTGAGGATATGTACGAAGGTTCATGTGACATAAGTGCCACAGAAGCAGACCAGGCAGAGAACAGTGAACAGGGTCATATGTTATCTGGTGCATGTCGCAAACTTCAGTTCAATGCATTTTCTGTCCCTGACCTAAATGCACCCATGCCCATGGACATGGACTCTTCCCCTGAGAAGAGCTATGATTTAAATAACAGACTTTTAAGATCAAATGACAGTGGTGGCTCAGAGGCTTGCGAGGCAGTCAGGAGCGCGGAGCCGGCTGCTGTTGAATCTCGACCAGGAGGCAAGGCAAAGCAGCCCAATGGTGCTCAGAATGAAAGCTGTGAGCAGGATGGAGTTTCAGCCATCTGCCGCCAAAAGCAACTTCTGAAAAGGCCTAGAGTGCTGGATGAGGACTATGAGTACTGTGTGAAGGTGATACGGTGGCTGGAGTGTGACGGGCACATAGAGACTGATTTCAGATTGAAGTTTTTGACTTGGCTGAGTCTAAGATCGACTGAGAATGAGCATAGGGTTGTGAACACATTCATCAAAACACTAATCAAAGAACCAAGCAGTCTGGCTGAGCAGCTTGTTGATTCTTTCGGAGAGATGATAAACTGCAAGAGACCAAAAGTAGGTTTCGGCAGTGAGCTATGGCATTTGGACAAACAATAA